One Myxococcus guangdongensis DNA segment encodes these proteins:
- a CDS encoding sulfotransferase domain-containing protein, giving the protein MSALAPSARPRRPWLRFLLRQSIIGLSRLSGVLAGAAERLRWVRLRHTWLKPRPGDIYIVTSPKAGTTWMQMIVHQLVTQGRGEFEHINQVSPFLEQLVRDAKAEALLDGLPSPRIIKTHLPHHQLKPPRDSRILYVTRNAADSLKSLFHHHYLVEDTPLDFNRFFRVVMDLDDPWLTHLESWWPRREDTNVLHVRYEDLVQDLEGGVRRVAAFCGLPIDESRMGDILEHCGIAYMKQHTQRFDNLGPRAAALARGTFIHQGGVGQGRAMLDEAQRAELDARVDSVRQRLGMRGSGP; this is encoded by the coding sequence ATGTCGGCCCTCGCCCCATCCGCGCGCCCCCGCCGTCCGTGGCTTCGCTTCCTGCTGCGTCAGAGCATCATCGGGCTGAGCCGACTGTCCGGGGTGCTCGCCGGGGCCGCCGAGCGGCTGCGCTGGGTGCGCCTTCGCCACACGTGGCTCAAGCCCAGGCCGGGCGACATCTACATCGTCACCAGCCCGAAGGCGGGAACGACGTGGATGCAGATGATCGTCCACCAGCTCGTCACGCAGGGGCGCGGTGAGTTCGAGCACATCAACCAGGTCTCGCCCTTCCTAGAGCAGCTCGTCCGCGACGCGAAGGCGGAGGCGCTGCTGGACGGGCTGCCGTCGCCGCGCATCATCAAGACGCACCTGCCCCACCACCAGCTCAAGCCGCCCCGGGACAGCCGCATCCTGTACGTCACGCGCAACGCGGCCGACTCGCTCAAGTCGCTCTTCCACCACCACTACCTGGTGGAGGACACGCCGCTCGACTTCAACCGCTTCTTCCGCGTGGTGATGGACCTGGATGACCCGTGGCTCACGCATCTGGAGTCCTGGTGGCCGCGCCGCGAGGACACCAACGTGCTCCACGTGCGCTACGAGGACCTGGTCCAGGACCTGGAGGGAGGCGTGCGGCGCGTGGCCGCCTTCTGCGGGCTGCCCATCGACGAGTCCCGGATGGGCGACATCCTGGAGCACTGCGGCATCGCCTACATGAAGCAGCACACCCAGCGCTTCGACAACCTGGGCCCCCGGGCCGCGGCGCTCGCGCGGGGCACCTTCATCCACCAGGGCGGCGTGGGTCAGGGCCGCGCGATGCTCGACGAGGCGCAGCGCGCCGAGCTGGACGCGCGGGTGGATTCGGTCCGTCAGCGCCTGGGCATGCGGGGCAGCGGGCCCTGA
- a CDS encoding endonuclease/exonuclease/phosphatase family protein — MGPSLLRSRLVWGLFVGLLGCDGRPPPDLPGAECPSGPCGNGDGEAIRPEGSVRIAAYNVHRLFDTVCDSGRCGGSEYEELPTRDEFDAQVARLSSAITLLDADVVLLAEVETQVGLDALQARLPEFPHAVLGEIHEPASVDVGVLSAFPITSVVTHRHRALTRPDGSSTRFAREFLEVHLDVNGKEVIVFAAHFKAKSNDDPGRRYAEANAARDIVTQAAARAPRALVVMGGDLNDTPGSAPIDALEQDGMLKRVAKDRPDDQTWTYNYSGRKQAIDHLFVANNAAGTYVPGSFRAVREGSGYGGSDHAAVKADFMPGP, encoded by the coding sequence TTGGGTCCTTCCCTCCTCCGCTCGCGGCTGGTGTGGGGGTTGTTCGTCGGACTGCTCGGCTGCGATGGACGCCCGCCTCCGGACCTCCCGGGCGCCGAGTGTCCCTCGGGACCGTGCGGCAACGGCGACGGGGAGGCCATCCGCCCCGAGGGCAGCGTGCGCATCGCGGCGTACAACGTCCATCGTCTGTTCGACACCGTCTGCGACTCGGGGCGGTGCGGGGGCTCGGAGTACGAGGAGCTGCCCACGCGCGACGAGTTCGACGCGCAGGTGGCCCGGCTCTCCAGCGCCATCACCCTGCTGGACGCGGACGTGGTGCTGCTGGCGGAGGTGGAGACGCAGGTGGGGCTGGACGCGCTCCAGGCGCGGCTGCCGGAGTTCCCGCACGCGGTGCTGGGCGAGATTCACGAGCCGGCCAGCGTGGACGTGGGCGTGCTGTCCGCGTTCCCCATCACCTCGGTCGTGACGCACCGGCACCGCGCGCTGACGCGGCCGGATGGCTCGTCCACGCGCTTCGCGCGCGAGTTCCTGGAGGTGCACCTGGACGTGAACGGCAAGGAGGTCATCGTCTTCGCGGCGCACTTCAAGGCGAAGTCGAATGACGACCCGGGCCGCCGCTACGCGGAGGCCAACGCCGCCCGGGACATCGTCACGCAGGCGGCGGCGCGCGCGCCCCGGGCGCTGGTGGTGATGGGCGGGGACCTCAACGACACGCCGGGCTCGGCGCCCATCGACGCGCTGGAGCAGGACGGGATGCTCAAGCGCGTGGCGAAGGACCGGCCGGACGACCAGACGTGGACGTACAACTACTCCGGTCGCAAGCAGGCCATCGACCACCTGTTCGTGGCCAACAACGCGGCCGGCACGTACGTGCCGGGCTCGTTCCGCGCGGTCCGGGAGGGCAGCGGTTACGGCGGCTCGGACCACGCGGCCGTGAAGGCCGACTTCATGCCCGGGCCCTGA